The genomic stretch CCCGTCCTCCACCGGCGATAAAAACCTTCGCTCCGCTATCCTGAAGCATATAAATTATGGGAACACAGCGCGTTGCATGTCCTAAACCCCAGTCCAGCGGGCAAATAAGAATTTTTTTTTCATTAATCATGATCGCAGGGTGGGATATTTTTAAAGTTTAGGGATAAATGTATAAATAATCGACAATATGGATGAACGGATTTATCAGATTGCATTAACCCTGATACCCGGGATAGGGTCAGTCACAGGCCGGAGGCTTATACACTTGTGTGGCTCATCGGAGGCAGTTTTCAGAGATGGCCAGTC from Bacteroidota bacterium encodes the following:
- a CDS encoding DNA-protecting protein DprA, which produces MDERIYQIALTLIPGIGSVTGRRLIHLCGSSEAVFRDGQSALKKVKGITHQIIQEIAKPVYLRRAEKEVAFIENKRIR